Proteins from a single region of Campylobacter sp. RM16704:
- the tilS gene encoding tRNA lysidine(34) synthetase TilS, with the protein MMIDSKYLNHLKQGKNLLAFSHGSDSSALFFMLLEKNIDFDLAFINYKIRKNSDKEEQSAKKLAKSFHKKIYIKTAPKITKNFEAHARALRYEFFEKLCKNHSYDNLLLAHHLNDKLEWFLMQFSKGAGLRELLGFKDIEKRKYFTIIRPLLETPKEEISNYLKENNITYFHDESNDDEKYFRNFIRKNFANEFLKFYPNGVKKSFKYLEKDLKEENICEFKNIYITQKDESLIAKCFKKLGVLLSAKQRQEALKGDGVISHKIGIVYIQEKVLIFPFVNCEKIPKEFKEIYRKAKIPKLLRAYLYTKNIDVKELIQALL; encoded by the coding sequence TTGATGATTGATAGCAAATATTTAAATCATTTAAAGCAAGGGAAAAATCTTTTAGCATTTTCTCATGGGAGTGATTCTAGTGCTTTATTTTTCATGCTTTTAGAAAAAAATATAGATTTTGACCTTGCTTTTATAAACTACAAAATTCGCAAAAATAGCGACAAAGAAGAGCAAAGTGCTAAAAAATTAGCCAAGAGTTTTCATAAAAAAATTTATATCAAAACCGCACCCAAAATAACAAAAAATTTCGAAGCTCATGCAAGAGCTTTGCGTTATGAGTTTTTTGAAAAACTTTGCAAAAATCACTCTTATGATAATCTTTTATTAGCTCATCATCTAAATGATAAACTAGAATGGTTCTTAATGCAGTTTTCTAAAGGTGCAGGGCTTAGAGAATTACTTGGTTTTAAAGATATTGAAAAAAGAAAATATTTTACCATCATAAGACCCTTGCTTGAAACTCCAAAAGAAGAAATTTCAAACTACCTAAAAGAAAATAATATCACTTATTTTCATGATGAGAGTAATGATGATGAGAAATATTTTAGAAATTTCATACGCAAAAATTTTGCTAATGAGTTTTTAAAGTTTTATCCAAATGGAGTAAAAAAAAGCTTTAAATACTTAGAAAAAGACTTAAAAGAAGAGAATATTTGCGAATTTAAAAATATTTATATAACTCAAAAAGATGAAAGCTTAATCGCAAAATGTTTCAAAAAACTTGGAGTTCTTTTAAGTGCTAAACAAAGACAAGAAGCATTAAAAGGCGATGGGGTGATTTCGCATAAAATAGGTATTGTTTATATACAAGAAAAAGTTTTGATTTTTCCTTTTGTAAATTGTGAGAAAATACCAAAAGAATTTAAAGAAATTTATAGAAAAGCAAAAATTCCTAAACTCTTAAGAGCATATTTATACACAAAAAATATTGATGTAAAAGAACTTATACAAGCTCTTTTATAA
- a CDS encoding phosphomannomutase/phosphoglucomutase — MLDLIFREYDIRGLYPNELNEKSVKAIGYALGLEMRARGCEKVSIGYDARYSANELFNYLISGLNKANMQVFNIGLAPTPMGYFSLFFDDIFDANIMITGSHNPKEYNGFKITIKKESFFGADLKKLSLKVQEYLELEINDDLRYENYDIKSLYIDFLAKHFLHLKDYKEKIIIDCANGATGVIIKPLVEKLNLNAQILFENPDGNFPNHAPDPTELENLHALQVALKENENAKMGFAFDGDGDRLVVVSKDYVFKGDELCYLFAKNIKNPRVLGEVKCSKNLFDEVAKFGFIMMGKTGHSNIKKMMKEQNIDIAAELSGHIFFKDRYFGYDDGIYAFLRTLELLVNGFDIEKLVKELPKLYASEEIKLKVSEENKFQIIEKFKEKVKANAFENVLDCNEIDGVRITFKEGWALLRASNTSPYLIMRAEATSAEFKDFLEARVKELFEEIIKELV; from the coding sequence ATGCTAGATTTGATTTTTAGAGAATATGATATAAGAGGACTTTACCCAAACGAATTGAATGAAAAAAGTGTAAAAGCTATAGGCTATGCTTTGGGTTTAGAAATGAGAGCAAGAGGTTGTGAGAAAGTAAGCATAGGCTATGATGCAAGATATAGTGCAAATGAACTTTTCAACTATTTAATTAGTGGTTTAAATAAAGCTAATATGCAGGTATTTAACATAGGCTTAGCACCAACTCCTATGGGGTATTTTAGCTTATTTTTTGATGATATTTTTGATGCAAACATTATGATAACAGGCTCGCATAATCCAAAAGAATATAATGGCTTTAAAATTACGATTAAAAAAGAAAGTTTTTTTGGTGCTGATTTAAAAAAACTTTCTTTAAAAGTACAAGAGTATTTAGAACTTGAAATAAATGATGATTTAAGATATGAAAATTATGATATTAAGAGCTTGTATATAGACTTTTTAGCTAAGCATTTTTTACATCTTAAAGACTATAAAGAAAAAATCATCATTGATTGTGCAAATGGAGCTACTGGAGTAATTATAAAGCCTTTGGTGGAAAAATTAAATCTTAATGCACAAATTTTATTTGAAAATCCTGATGGAAATTTTCCAAATCACGCGCCCGATCCAACAGAGCTTGAAAATTTACATGCATTGCAAGTTGCGTTAAAAGAAAATGAAAATGCAAAAATGGGCTTTGCTTTTGATGGAGATGGGGATCGTTTGGTAGTCGTAAGTAAAGATTATGTATTTAAGGGTGATGAGCTTTGTTATTTATTTGCTAAAAATATAAAAAATCCTAGAGTTTTAGGTGAAGTAAAATGCTCTAAAAATCTTTTTGATGAGGTGGCAAAATTTGGTTTTATTATGATGGGTAAGACCGGACATTCTAATATTAAAAAAATGATGAAAGAGCAAAATATCGACATAGCAGCAGAGCTTAGTGGGCATATTTTCTTCAAAGATAGATATTTTGGTTATGATGATGGAATTTATGCATTTTTAAGAACTTTAGAGCTTTTAGTAAATGGTTTTGATATAGAAAAATTAGTTAAAGAGTTGCCAAAACTTTATGCAAGTGAAGAGATTAAGCTTAAGGTTAGTGAGGAAAATAAATTTCAAATCATAGAAAAATTTAAAGAAAAAGTAAAAGCAAACGCTTTTGAAAATGTGCTTGATTGTAATGAAATTGACGGAGTTAGAATCACATTTAAAGAAGGCTGGGCGCTTTTGCGTGCTTCTAATACAAGTCCATATCTTATCATGCGTGCTGAAGCTACAAGTGCTGAATTTAAAGACTTTTTAGAAGCAAGAGTAAAAGAACTTTTTGAAGAAATTATAAAAGAGCTTGTATAA